In the Pseudosulfitobacter pseudonitzschiae genome, GGCGTAGGCCGAAGCTCGGCGGCCGATGCGCTCACTATACTTGACGAACCTGATGTTGTCGCAGCAACCGAAGAAATACGCATTGCCGCCATCGCGCCGCGTACTCCCCTGCCCCGTGCGGACGTTCTTTCGGCGATTGAGGCCACGGCGCTACGCTACGGCAGCCATACCGGCTTGCGCCGCGCGGGACTTTCGGTCTCGGACTGGATCGTCCTCTTCCGCGCCAACATCGAAATCGAGAGCGCCTATCGGCAAAGTGCCGTTTCCAGTGCAGGTGCCATTGGCCTTGGTCAACTTATGCCAGCGACAGCTCGCGACCTCGGTATCGATCCTCGCGACCCCTTGCAGAACCTTGATGGGTCAGCTCGTTACCTCGCGATGATGCTGTCGAAATTTGGCGATCCATTGCTCGCCTTGGCCGCCTACAACGCCGGCCCCGATGCCGTGCGCCAATATGGCGGCATTCCCCCTTACCGAGAAACCCAAAATCATGTGGCCCGCGTCATGGCGGTAGCCGCACGTCTGGAAGGAACAAATCCATGAGATTCAGCCCATCTTTCTTCGTCGCCGTCTTGGCAGCCTTTGTGCTCATGGCAGAGCCTGCCCTTGCGCAAAGCATCGACCTCTCCCCAATTCAAAGTCTGCTACAGGGCATCGTCGATGCGCTGACGGGTCCGCTCGGCGTCGTCATCGCCACGCTCGCCGTTCTTGGCGTCTTCCTGAGCTGGTTTTTCAACATCATCGATCTGCGCCAAGCGCTTTGGGTGTTGGTTGGCATCGCAGGCGTCGCCGCCGCGCCCACAATCGTTGCTGCGGTCTTTGCAGGTGGCTGAGCGTTCGCCCCTCTTTCTCGGCCTCGTGCGCCCGCCCAAGCTTCTGGGCCTGCCCATCATGTATGCGATGGTCTGGCTTTTTGGCTCGGTGCTGCTCTTTGTGTGGATCCAGCACATCGTGATCCTAGCCGTGGCTGCCGTGCTCTACCCCGTGCTGTGGAAAGCTGCCGATTGGGACCCGCGCTTTATCGACGTGATGATGACGGCGTTGCAAGAAACCCCACCGACGCGAAACAAACAGGTGCATGGCGGGGATAGCTATGCCCCGTGACGAGGTCCTCGATCCCCGCACTTTGACGCCGGATTGGTATGCCCGCGAGACGCGGCTTGCGCATATGCTGCCCTATGTCAGCTTGGTCGGTGACCAAACGGTGCGCACGCGGGTGAACGAACTGTTCCAATGCATCCGCTTGGATGGGGTAAACAGCTACACAACTGATGATGCCTACCTCGACAAGGTCACGTCCCTGTTTGCCCGTATCGTCGCGCAGCTGGGTCCAGATTTCAGCTATTATGTACATAAGGTCTCAAAAGCGATCGCGCCGGAGCTTGAACCAGTGCGCGACGAGAGCTTTGCAGGCGAAGTGGATCGCCAGTGGCGCGAGAAACTGGCGACCAGCGGGCTGCGCGACAAGACACTGACTCTCACAGTCATGCACCGTCCGCCGTCCAAGAGTTTTCTTCCATTTCTCAATCGCAGCGCACCTGAGCGCTTCAAACAAGAAACTCAAAAACGCCTTCGACGGCTGAACGAGGCCGTGAATGTCTTTGCGACAGGGCTGGCTGATCTCAAACCGCGCGTGCTGTCGGCGAAATCAGGCGAGCTGGTTGGGTTCCTCGGGGCGCTCAATACGGGCCAAGAACTGCCGCTGTTTCCGGCGAGCATCTACGGCTTCCTGTCGTTCAACGTGGCCAACACCCGCGTGACATTCCTTGAGGATCACTTTGAGCTTTCAGAAGGCGTCGTAGGCCACCGCTACGGCAAAAGTTTCACCATCGGTGAATACTCCGAGGCCACGTCTTGCACGATGTTCGACATGCTCAATCTACCAGTCGACATGATCGTCACTCATTCGTTCACACCGATCAATTCCAACCTCATGGCCGGACGGATCAAGCGCCAGAAACGACAGATGCAGGCGTCACAGGATGCTGCTCTCTCGCTCATGGAAGCCCTCGATATCGCCGCCGATGATCTTGAAGCCAAACGCCAAAGTTTTGGTGAACACCACATGGTTGTGACGATCTTTTGCGACACGCTTGATGAGCTGCAGACGGTGAGCGCCGAGATCGTCAATGCCGCCGCTGCTGAAGGTGTGAAGATGATCGGCGAGCGGGTCGCAGCAAAAGCGCATTATCTGAGCCAGCACCCCGGCAATCAGCCCAAGCGCGTGCGCGCGAGTGCCATCACGAACCGAAACTTTGCAGATTTCGCAGCGTTTCATCGCACACAGCTCGGCAAAGAAGCGGGTGACGTGCCTTGGGGCAAGGTGATCACCATGCTCCCCACGCCTGAGCAAAGTGCTTATCGGTTTTCTTATCACGAGCAAGGCAGCCCAGACAAAGAGCCGACCAGCGGACATACCTTAATCATGGGACGGCCCGGATCTGGTAAATCCGTCCTTTCCGCATTTCTCATGACCCAAGCCCGTCGAGCAGGCGCGCGAATCTTCGTCTTTGATTACCGACTTGGTATGGAGATGGCGGTCCGCGCCAACGGGGGCAGCTATGCGGCTTTGAAGGCTGGACAAGCCACCGGCCTCAATCCGCTTTGGACGGAAGTTGACAATCGCGGCACGGCTTGGCTGTCAGACTGGCTGGGCACCCTGCTCTACCGCGCAGACAAGCCACTGACGCCCGTTCAAACCAACCGTATCCAAGAGGTCGTGCGTCAAAACGCCAATGCCACGGATCCAGCGTTGCGTAATTGGAAGGACTTCGCCTCGCTCTTTGTTTCCACCGATGATGGCGGCGATTTGCACCAGCGACTGCTCGAGTGGACCAGCGATGGCCGCTACGGCTGGATCTTCGGTCAGTCTTTGGAAGACACCTTTTCTCTCGAAGGTGACGTCGTCGGGTTTGATCTAACGGGTATTCTGGATTCTGAGTCCGAGAAAGAACGGATGGCCGTCTTGAGCTATCTGTTCCGCCGCGTTGAACGTGAAATCGAAGATCGTCGTCCCACGATCATCGTGATTGATGAAGCCTGGAAAGCCCTCGACAACGCCTATTTCGCAGAACGGCTTTCGAACTGGCTTGTGACGGCGCGCAAGCAAAACACCGTTGCCGTGATGATGACGCAATATGCGAGCCAGCTGGAACGCACACGTACCGGTAAGACCATTGTCGAAGCGGTCCCGACACAAATCCTGCTGCCCAACATCCGCGCCCATGCGTCTGACTACCAGATGCTGAACCTCTTCGACAAAGAGCTCGATGTGCTTTTGAACACCGGCAGCAATTCGCGGTTGGCCCTTATTCGCGACGACCAAGGATCTATCGTGGTCGATGCCGATCTTAGCGCATTAGGTCGTAACCTCACCATCCTCGGCGGCATGGAAAAGGGCGAGGCGCTTGTGGGAGCTGACTACCGAGACCGTTCTGACTTCTGGAGACTGACATGACACGCATTTTGATCCTTTTCGCCGCACTCGGCATGCTCGCCTCCTGTGCCCAGTACCAAAAACCACAGGCGAATTGTTTCACATTCCGCGCTGCTGTCGCCCCGGCCGAGCCGGTCGCTCCGGTCGCACCAGATTGCATCTTTACCCCTATGAACGGGTCGGAGGGTGACATTGCTGTCTAAGCTCGCTCATATCCTCTGCGTGTCTTTGCTGCCCGGTCTCGCCTTCGCTCAAGGTGTGCCAACGGTCGATAACGGTCTGACCGCACGCGACATCGTGGAAACCGGTGACCGCGAAGTCGATCTCGCAACCCAAGCCGACAAGCTGTCCGTGCGCGAACTCATTGCCGAGATTGAACGTGAGCAATTGGAGACGCTGGCGCGTATTCTCGATGCCCAATCAAGCTTTGGAGGCCAAGGCCTGCCCGCAATCGTGTCCGGTTTGGAATCTGGCAGTGGTGATCCTGCGCGCTCGGTGGAAGCCGTTTATGGCTCAGGCGGGATTGATCCTAATCCCGGTGGCACGCAGATGTTTGGCGATGCGGCCCAGAATATCGAACAACTCATTATCCGCGTCGCTCAAGAGACCAGCGGCTTTGCGGGCGTAGGGCGTGCCGGACTCTCTTCGGTCCAATGGCGCGCCCTTCTTCAAGCCCTGATTTGGCAGGAAAGTCGTTTTACCATCGGTGCGCGTTCTCCCGTTGGCGCATTTGGCCTGACCCAAATCATGCCGGGCACCGCGAGCGACCTCGGCATCAATCCTGCCTACTATGACAGCCCCTATTTACAGGTGCATGGCGGCGCGCGGTACTTGGCCACGCAACTCAACACCTTTGACGGCAACATCATCAACGCGCTTGCCGCCTACAATGCAGGGCCGGGCCGCGTGTTTGAATATAGCGGAGTGCCTCCGTTCCGCGAAACACAACACTACGTCACAGTCATCCCCGAACGCTACAATCTCTATCTCAGCCGGATCGGCGGTATCGAAGCCTTGGGAACAATCGATCCAGCGCTACTGGCCAATGCCAACCTCTCGATCACAGGGCATGGCGCTGCTTTCTACGGAAACAATTCCCCTGCCGCCATCAGACAGGCCGCCTTGCGGATCCGTGACATCGTGGAGCGCATTTCCGAGACAGAGGACGTGTCGGAAAGCATGGCGCTTAACACCTACGCCCGCGCTGAACTCGTGCGCCTCGTCGCTGCCCGCATTCGCCTGCAAGCGGCAAGAACACGGGCCTTGAGCGCGGTTGAATTGGCCCAAGCCTCCGCCCGCATGGCCGAAGGCAACTTTATGAACTTTACAATCGAGGAGTTGGACTAATGCTTAGATCCAAATGGCTTTTGAAGACTGCTTTGGTTGGCACGCTTGCCATGGGGTTCCACGCGGCGTCGCCTACCTCGGTCTTCGCGCAAGGCGTTCCTGTGGTCGACACCCAGAATATCGCCCAAAATATCCAACAGCTTCGGCAGATGATCGAAGACGAGATCCTGCAAAACGAGCAGCTGACGCAGCTGCGCGAACAGCTTGCCACACTCACGGACCAACTCGCAGAGCTGCAACGCACCTATGAGGCCCTGACCCGTCTTGCCGAACTGCCGGAAATAATCCGCACTCAAATGGAGGACGAGCTTAACGGCCTCCTCGACCAAGAGTTCGGCGATATCATCGCGACCATCGAGGCTATCAAGAACGGGGACTTTTCTGGTTTGTCCGGGTCGGGCGCAGGCGAGATCGAAACCCAGATGGACCGCGTTCTGGCCGATCTTGGGTTTGATGACGATACACTATCGGAAATGGCCAGCAGCGGGAACGCAAGTGCCAATCGGATTGCGACCCAAGCCACAACTGGCGCGCTGGTCTCGGCAGCCGCCCAAAATAGCTATGGCGATGCAGGTCAATCGCTTGAGCGCGTGGACCGGCTCGTTGGCCTTATCGACGACATGGATGAGTTAAAAGAAAGCGTCGATCTCAATACGCGCGTGACGGCAGAACTTGCGATTGCGCTTGTTGCCATGTGGCAGCTTGAAGCCATTCAAACCGTCGGCGACGGCACCGGTGGTGTGATCGATGCCGCCACCATTGCCGAAGAGCAGCGGTTCATGGATTTCACCTTGCCCGATCTCAGTGCTGATTAAGGCGTTTCGAAATTGACCAGCAATATCAAATATCGGTTTTCGCGTTCGAGCGAAGCGAGAGGCAGCGAAGAACCGATTCAGTTTATTTCGAAACGCCAAGACCGAGGCGTGATGCATGGCGAGTGAACAAGACATTATTGAAGAAGAACTGGTTTACGGTGCGCTGCGTCGTGAACGTCTTTGGCAGCGGCTTGGCTTGATCGGGCTGATCTTTGGCATTCTGGGGTGTCTGAGTGCTGCGGCTGTCTCGATCCTCGATATTGATCCGCCGCCTGTCGTGGTGCCTTATGATCCCGCGACCGGCTTTGCCCTGCCGGAGGCTTCTGTCGGGGCAACGACCGTCACAGAAAACCAAGCCATTATCGAGGCGGAAGTCTTCCGCTACATTAGCGATCGCGAAGTCTACAACCAACTCGACAATGATGTTCGGGTCCGAAGTGTACTGCGCCGCTCTGATGGCGCGGCCGAAGCATCTTTGCGCCAAATCTGGAACAGTGCGAATGCAGACTATCCGCCCACGCTCTATGGCACGAGCGGCCGCTTGGATGTCGAAGTCTTAAGCATCAACCGGATCGGCACCAATCGCGCCACAGTCCGCCTGCGCAAGCGCCTGAACTCAATCAATGGCGTCCAGACCGGTCTCTTCACAGCAACCCTGCTCTTCGAGTTCCGCCCCGAGACCAGCCGCTCCATCGATCAGGTTTGGTCCAACCCCTTCGGCTTCACCGTCTTGGAATATTCCATCCGCTCCGACAGATTGGAGAACTAGTTTGCTTACAAAGTTGTTCAGTATTCTCGTGCTTGCCGTGATGCCGGGTTTGGCCATCGCTGAAGCCATTCCGCGTGGCGGACCCAATGACAGTCGCGTTCGGTTGGCGACATATCAAGAAGCGCAGGTCTACCGTCTCAGTGTGTCCCTCACACATGTGACAACAGTCGAATTCGGTGAGGGCGAGAGCATTCGCTCGGTCATTGCAGGCGACACCGAGGGTTTTGAAATCGATGGTGTGCCGGGCGGTCAGGCCTTTGCGATCAAGCCAGTTGCGCGCGGCGTCCATACCAATGTGACGGTCTATACCAACCGGCGCAGCTACTACTTCAACGTCCAAGAGGTCCAAAGCCCCACCTTCTATGTGGTCCAGTTTCGCTATCCTGATGATGACGCGAGATCGGCCCGCACAATTGCCCAGCAAGCCCCCAACTATAATTATGGAGCTAGCACGCAGGTCCAGTTCACTCCGACACGCGTCTGGGATGACGGGACGTTTACGTATTTCGCGTTTCCCCGAAATGCGCCTGTGCCAGCCATCTTCCGATACTCCAGTAGCCGTGAGCGCACGGTAAACACGCAAGCCGTCGAGGACGGTGTGATCCGCGTCTCAGGCCTGAACACGCAGTGGGTGTTGCGCCTCGGGGATGAGGTGGTTTGCATTCAAGCAACCCCACCCGCAGGGGCGTCATCATGAGCGATACAGGGGACGCAGAGCTCGAGAAACGCCTCGCCGCACTAGAACAGGGCGGAAATCGCGGGGATTCACCTAAAGCCAGACGCTCGCCCCTTCTGGCCGTCATCGTCGTCGCACTCGTTGGTGCAGGTGGCGCCGTCCTCTACATGATCTCCGGATCAGACGAAGAAACGGCGTTGCCAACAGCCACACCTGATGTGTTTCAAAATGAGGGTGACGGCTTTGGTGCGATCGAAGCCATTCCGCCGCCCCCTGCCCCGGAAACGCAAATTGTCGTAGCCCCCGCCGCACCTTCTGAGCCCAACGCAGAACTTCTTGGTCAACTGGCTGCCCTTCAGGCCCAGATCGAGGAATTGCGCAATGCGCCGGAACCGGTGGTAGAAGAAGATACGGCCGCCGCAGACGCCATTGATGGGCTAACAGCTCAGATCGCGACCTTGCAAACCGCATCGCAGGCAGCCCAACAGCTGTTTCAGGACGAACTGGCGGCGCGTGATCGCGAATTGGAACAAATCCGTATGGACTTGGAGTTGGCCCGACTTGAGGCCAATCGGCCAGTGCCTGCGCCGGTTCCTATTGGACCGTCTGAAGAAGACCTCCTTGCGCGCGAGGCAGAACGGTTGCGCCGCGAAGAGGAGGCACGTCGCATGGCTGATCTGGAGCGCCGCGCGGCAGAAGAACGTGCGTTTCAGGATCGTCGCGTTACCTCCCCTACAATTGCATTTGGCGGCACGTCAGGAGCGAACGAAACACCGCTTACCGAGCGCACATTCGGCGAAGTGACAGACTTTGTGTTGAACGGCGCGTTGCCGACCACCGTCACACAAGCCGAAGTCATCGCCAATCCTTCCAACACCATCATTCAAGGGACTATGATCCAAGCCGTGATGGAAACGGCTCTCGACAGCTCCCTGCCCGGCCAAACCCGCGCGGTCGTCTCCGAAGATGTCTTCAGCTTTGACGGATCGCGCCTTCTTATCCCACGCGGGTCGCGGCTGATCGGGCGCTATCGCTCGGGGCTAGATATTGCACAGCAGCGCGTCACCATCGCCTGGGACCGGATTATCCTGCCAGACAATCAAACCATCCGGATCAGTTCCTTTGGTGGTGATGAGCTGGGCCGTTCGGGTGTTACGGGTTTTGTCGACACCCGCTTTGATGAACGTTTCGGCTCCGCAGCACTGATTTCTCTCATCTCTGCAGCCCCGAGTGCTGCTGCGGCCTCTGTTGAAGATGAAGCCGCCGCAGATGTGCTCGAGGATGTTGGCGATGACCTGGCCGATGCCACAGACAGCGTCATTGGCGACTACCTCTCTATCGGCCCCGTTATCTATGTCGATCAAGGCGCACGTGTCACCGTCATGGTTGACCGTGATCTAGAGATCTTTTGATCCATGTCACTGAGCTATCTCCAGACCTCGCTTGATAAGCTGGACGCCGCATCCCGCAACGATGTCATCGAGATTTGTATCAATCCGGACGGCACCTGCTGGGGAGAATTTCAGGGCGATCATTTTATGCGGTTGCTGGACCAGCGGCTGTCAGAAACGGAGGTCAAAGATCTGGGCAATCAGATTGCCTCCAGTGCAAACACCACCATGAGTAAGGACAGGCCCATCGTATCGGTCTCGATTGCCTACAAAGATCGCCCGATCCGCGCACAGGTCATCACGCCGCCCGCCGTCATGTCGGCCATGTCGATCAGCTTGCGGTTCTTCTCAAGCCTTTCCCTCGAAAAAATTGAGCTGTCGTTTCTGTTTGGCAAGGAACGCAAGCTTGAAGAGGTGCGGCAAGAGAAAACCCAAGAATTGCGCGCAGTCGTGGAAGCCGGCGTGATCGACGATGCGCTGGCCTTTTGCGTTGAGAATAGGCTCAACATGATCGTCTCG is a window encoding:
- a CDS encoding lytic transglycosylase domain-containing protein; this encodes MVLVMESDGSLTATQSQNSFARNYNDGVGRSSAADALTILDEPDVVAATEEIRIAAIAPRTPLPRADVLSAIEATALRYGSHTGLRRAGLSVSDWIVLFRANIEIESAYRQSAVSSAGAIGLGQLMPATARDLGIDPRDPLQNLDGSARYLAMMLSKFGDPLLALAAYNAGPDAVRQYGGIPPYRETQNHVARVMAVAARLEGTNP
- a CDS encoding ATPase, T2SS/T4P/T4SS family, with the translated sequence MSLSYLQTSLDKLDAASRNDVIEICINPDGTCWGEFQGDHFMRLLDQRLSETEVKDLGNQIASSANTTMSKDRPIVSVSIAYKDRPIRAQVITPPAVMSAMSISLRFFSSLSLEKIELSFLFGKERKLEEVRQEKTQELRAVVEAGVIDDALAFCVENRLNMIVSGGTSTGKTVAARKILSYVGAEERIITIEEAAELLPAQPNVVTLIANRDAAFQTADVLLTATLRMRPDRIILGEVRGKEAMTFLEAINTGHGGSMTTLHAETPQLAVQRLAIAALKTEIPMTYADMVRYIENSIDVIIQTGRHNGARGITEFYLPGMEQIGATG
- a CDS encoding type IV secretion system protein → MGFHAASPTSVFAQGVPVVDTQNIAQNIQQLRQMIEDEILQNEQLTQLREQLATLTDQLAELQRTYEALTRLAELPEIIRTQMEDELNGLLDQEFGDIIATIEAIKNGDFSGLSGSGAGEIETQMDRVLADLGFDDDTLSEMASSGNASANRIATQATTGALVSAAAQNSYGDAGQSLERVDRLVGLIDDMDELKESVDLNTRVTAELAIALVAMWQLEAIQTVGDGTGGVIDAATIAEEQRFMDFTLPDLSAD
- a CDS encoding lytic transglycosylase domain-containing protein translates to MPTVDNGLTARDIVETGDREVDLATQADKLSVRELIAEIEREQLETLARILDAQSSFGGQGLPAIVSGLESGSGDPARSVEAVYGSGGIDPNPGGTQMFGDAAQNIEQLIIRVAQETSGFAGVGRAGLSSVQWRALLQALIWQESRFTIGARSPVGAFGLTQIMPGTASDLGINPAYYDSPYLQVHGGARYLATQLNTFDGNIINALAAYNAGPGRVFEYSGVPPFRETQHYVTVIPERYNLYLSRIGGIEALGTIDPALLANANLSITGHGAAFYGNNSPAAIRQAALRIRDIVERISETEDVSESMALNTYARAELVRLVAARIRLQAARTRALSAVELAQASARMAEGNFMNFTIEELD
- a CDS encoding TrbG/VirB9 family P-type conjugative transfer protein, with translation MPGLAIAEAIPRGGPNDSRVRLATYQEAQVYRLSVSLTHVTTVEFGEGESIRSVIAGDTEGFEIDGVPGGQAFAIKPVARGVHTNVTVYTNRRSYYFNVQEVQSPTFYVVQFRYPDDDARSARTIAQQAPNYNYGASTQVQFTPTRVWDDGTFTYFAFPRNAPVPAIFRYSSSRERTVNTQAVEDGVIRVSGLNTQWVLRLGDEVVCIQATPPAGASS
- a CDS encoding type IV secretion system protein VirB3, with translation MAERSPLFLGLVRPPKLLGLPIMYAMVWLFGSVLLFVWIQHIVILAVAAVLYPVLWKAADWDPRFIDVMMTALQETPPTRNKQVHGGDSYAP
- a CDS encoding type IV secretion system DNA-binding domain-containing protein, whose protein sequence is MPRDEVLDPRTLTPDWYARETRLAHMLPYVSLVGDQTVRTRVNELFQCIRLDGVNSYTTDDAYLDKVTSLFARIVAQLGPDFSYYVHKVSKAIAPELEPVRDESFAGEVDRQWREKLATSGLRDKTLTLTVMHRPPSKSFLPFLNRSAPERFKQETQKRLRRLNEAVNVFATGLADLKPRVLSAKSGELVGFLGALNTGQELPLFPASIYGFLSFNVANTRVTFLEDHFELSEGVVGHRYGKSFTIGEYSEATSCTMFDMLNLPVDMIVTHSFTPINSNLMAGRIKRQKRQMQASQDAALSLMEALDIAADDLEAKRQSFGEHHMVVTIFCDTLDELQTVSAEIVNAAAAEGVKMIGERVAAKAHYLSQHPGNQPKRVRASAITNRNFADFAAFHRTQLGKEAGDVPWGKVITMLPTPEQSAYRFSYHEQGSPDKEPTSGHTLIMGRPGSGKSVLSAFLMTQARRAGARIFVFDYRLGMEMAVRANGGSYAALKAGQATGLNPLWTEVDNRGTAWLSDWLGTLLYRADKPLTPVQTNRIQEVVRQNANATDPALRNWKDFASLFVSTDDGGDLHQRLLEWTSDGRYGWIFGQSLEDTFSLEGDVVGFDLTGILDSESEKERMAVLSYLFRRVEREIEDRRPTIIVIDEAWKALDNAYFAERLSNWLVTARKQNTVAVMMTQYASQLERTRTGKTIVEAVPTQILLPNIRAHASDYQMLNLFDKELDVLLNTGSNSRLALIRDDQGSIVVDADLSALGRNLTILGGMEKGEALVGADYRDRSDFWRLT
- a CDS encoding virB8 family protein, giving the protein MASEQDIIEEELVYGALRRERLWQRLGLIGLIFGILGCLSAAAVSILDIDPPPVVVPYDPATGFALPEASVGATTVTENQAIIEAEVFRYISDREVYNQLDNDVRVRSVLRRSDGAAEASLRQIWNSANADYPPTLYGTSGRLDVEVLSINRIGTNRATVRLRKRLNSINGVQTGLFTATLLFEFRPETSRSIDQVWSNPFGFTVLEYSIRSDRLEN
- a CDS encoding TrbC/VirB2 family protein, producing the protein MRFSPSFFVAVLAAFVLMAEPALAQSIDLSPIQSLLQGIVDALTGPLGVVIATLAVLGVFLSWFFNIIDLRQALWVLVGIAGVAAAPTIVAAVFAGG
- a CDS encoding TrbI/VirB10 family protein translates to MSDTGDAELEKRLAALEQGGNRGDSPKARRSPLLAVIVVALVGAGGAVLYMISGSDEETALPTATPDVFQNEGDGFGAIEAIPPPPAPETQIVVAPAAPSEPNAELLGQLAALQAQIEELRNAPEPVVEEDTAAADAIDGLTAQIATLQTASQAAQQLFQDELAARDRELEQIRMDLELARLEANRPVPAPVPIGPSEEDLLAREAERLRREEEARRMADLERRAAEERAFQDRRVTSPTIAFGGTSGANETPLTERTFGEVTDFVLNGALPTTVTQAEVIANPSNTIIQGTMIQAVMETALDSSLPGQTRAVVSEDVFSFDGSRLLIPRGSRLIGRYRSGLDIAQQRVTIAWDRIILPDNQTIRISSFGGDELGRSGVTGFVDTRFDERFGSAALISLISAAPSAAAASVEDEAAADVLEDVGDDLADATDSVIGDYLSIGPVIYVDQGARVTVMVDRDLEIF